A portion of the Pseudoalteromonas luteoviolacea genome contains these proteins:
- a CDS encoding M16 family metallopeptidase — translation MKFKLLATSLAVTLALTGCAANNMNNTHGQPNSAVADVDTVANKVFAHDYVLEELDNGLRVMVVKTDYPDVVSLQIPVSVGSRNEIEDGKTGFAHFFEHMMFKGSKKYPEVIYKDIIKNSGVDNRAYTTNDYTNYYLSFSKEHLDKVLEIQSDIFQNLHFSEEQFRTEALTVKGEYLKNNANPLRKLLGAVRENAFDEHTYKHTTMGFFEDIEAMPDQMAYADLFFERFYKPEYATIIIVGDVEPKATVDMVKKHWGEWKRGEYQAEIPAEPKQQAARYQHVVNEGQPGHWLLVSYKGPAWEPTKKDRAAVDLISELYFSKNSKLYQELVVDKQIATQLITYNAETKDPGLLHVFVKVENEQDLVTVRDAVNRTYATARAELVDEGKLAALKSNKRYSFANELDSSKAIASMLASYVHFERDPEVINQMYATADTVTPEDIRRVANKYFVDSGRNTVTMSAKAEITGFDKEVDLNALTAKLNQPTEQHFTVLDKTSNSPLVDVNWLFYTGAAADPVGKKGVAALTAAMLAKGGSATKSYKEIQKAMYPLAGSFAHQVDKEMIALRGRVHKDNAQQWYALVGEQLLNPGFREDDFSRLKKELIDNINSDLKSSNDEELGKEVLYHKLYQGHAYESLNLGDLTDLEALTLQDVKDFYHSQFTQAKLNLGLTGALNDDLKAKLIQDLTRLPKGEEKRLNVADAPALEGVHATVVEKSAKSTAVSFGFPIDTVRSSKDWTALWLVRSYFGEHRNSGAFLFDRIRQTRGMNYGDYAYIEYFPRGMYQTMPDANLGRSEQIFQVWLRPLRSNNDAHFATRVAVYELDKMIKQGMSEKDFEATRNFLNNYVPQLVASQDRQLGYALDSQFYNTDEFVSLVRSQLASLSLEDVNRVIRENLQTENMHYVFVTGDGEDMKQRLANETVSPLKYNVSKPQALLDEDKVIESYKLAVPAKNIEVIPAQDLFK, via the coding sequence ATGAAATTTAAGCTTCTGGCAACCAGCCTTGCCGTCACCTTGGCACTCACGGGGTGTGCTGCAAATAATATGAATAACACCCATGGCCAACCGAACAGTGCTGTGGCTGATGTCGACACCGTTGCTAACAAAGTATTTGCGCATGATTACGTACTCGAAGAGCTTGATAACGGCTTACGTGTCATGGTGGTTAAAACAGACTACCCTGATGTGGTGTCTTTACAGATCCCGGTTTCAGTGGGGTCGCGTAATGAAATAGAAGACGGCAAAACTGGCTTTGCACATTTTTTTGAGCACATGATGTTTAAAGGTTCAAAAAAATATCCGGAAGTGATTTACAAAGATATTATTAAAAATTCAGGGGTGGATAATCGCGCCTATACGACGAATGATTACACCAATTATTATCTGAGCTTTTCAAAAGAGCACTTAGATAAAGTCCTTGAAATCCAATCTGATATTTTCCAAAACCTGCACTTCAGTGAAGAGCAATTTCGCACAGAAGCGCTGACGGTAAAAGGTGAATACCTTAAAAACAATGCCAATCCTTTACGGAAGTTGCTTGGGGCTGTACGTGAGAATGCCTTTGATGAGCACACCTATAAGCACACTACGATGGGCTTTTTTGAAGACATTGAGGCGATGCCGGATCAAATGGCTTATGCGGATTTATTCTTCGAGCGCTTTTACAAACCTGAATATGCAACCATTATCATTGTGGGTGACGTAGAGCCTAAAGCGACAGTGGATATGGTAAAAAAACACTGGGGTGAGTGGAAACGTGGTGAATATCAGGCAGAGATCCCTGCTGAACCAAAACAGCAAGCAGCAAGATACCAGCATGTCGTCAATGAAGGTCAACCGGGCCATTGGTTGTTAGTGTCATACAAAGGGCCAGCATGGGAGCCGACGAAAAAAGATCGTGCAGCAGTAGATTTGATTTCAGAGCTTTATTTCTCGAAAAATTCAAAGCTATACCAAGAGCTGGTGGTTGATAAGCAAATTGCGACACAGTTGATCACATACAATGCGGAAACAAAAGATCCAGGTCTTTTACATGTGTTCGTTAAAGTAGAAAACGAACAAGACTTAGTTACTGTTCGAGATGCGGTTAACCGTACTTACGCGACAGCGCGTGCTGAATTGGTGGATGAAGGTAAGCTAGCGGCACTGAAATCAAATAAGCGTTATAGCTTTGCCAATGAGCTAGATTCGTCAAAGGCAATCGCATCGATGTTGGCAAGCTATGTACATTTTGAGCGTGACCCTGAGGTCATCAATCAAATGTATGCAACGGCAGACACTGTGACTCCTGAGGATATCCGCCGAGTTGCTAATAAGTACTTCGTTGACTCTGGACGAAATACCGTAACGATGTCAGCAAAAGCTGAGATCACTGGTTTTGATAAAGAAGTGGATCTTAACGCACTAACAGCTAAGCTAAACCAGCCGACAGAGCAACACTTTACCGTACTAGATAAAACGTCTAATTCACCGCTAGTTGATGTGAACTGGTTATTTTACACGGGTGCGGCTGCTGATCCGGTGGGGAAAAAAGGGGTTGCTGCTTTGACCGCCGCAATGCTTGCTAAAGGGGGCAGTGCCACCAAGTCATATAAAGAAATCCAAAAAGCCATGTACCCGCTAGCGGGTAGCTTTGCTCACCAAGTAGACAAAGAGATGATTGCACTGCGTGGTCGTGTGCATAAAGACAATGCACAGCAGTGGTATGCATTAGTTGGAGAGCAACTTCTTAATCCTGGTTTTAGAGAAGATGACTTTAGTCGCTTGAAAAAAGAGCTGATTGATAACATTAATTCAGACTTAAAGTCGTCCAATGATGAAGAGCTGGGTAAAGAGGTGCTTTATCACAAGCTATATCAAGGCCATGCCTATGAAAGCCTCAATCTAGGTGATTTGACAGATTTAGAAGCGCTCACATTGCAAGATGTGAAGGATTTCTATCACAGCCAGTTCACTCAAGCGAAGTTAAATCTAGGTTTAACAGGTGCGCTAAATGATGATTTGAAGGCGAAATTGATACAAGACTTAACGCGTTTACCAAAGGGTGAAGAAAAGCGTTTAAATGTTGCTGATGCGCCTGCACTAGAAGGGGTTCATGCGACCGTAGTCGAGAAAAGCGCTAAATCAACGGCGGTGTCATTTGGTTTCCCCATTGATACGGTACGCAGTAGCAAAGATTGGACAGCGCTTTGGTTAGTGCGTTCATACTTTGGTGAGCACCGTAATTCAGGCGCTTTCCTATTTGACCGAATTCGTCAAACTCGCGGTATGAACTATGGCGATTATGCTTACATAGAATACTTCCCACGCGGTATGTACCAAACTATGCCTGATGCGAACTTAGGTCGCTCTGAGCAGATCTTCCAAGTTTGGTTACGTCCACTTCGCTCAAACAATGATGCGCATTTTGCTACTCGTGTCGCGGTGTATGAGCTGGATAAAATGATTAAGCAGGGGATGAGTGAAAAAGATTTTGAAGCAACACGTAACTTCTTAAATAATTACGTGCCTCAATTAGTCGCGAGTCAGGATAGACAGCTTGGCTATGCACTGGACAGTCAATTTTATAACACCGATGAGTTTGTAAGCTTGGTACGTTCACAGCTAGCGAGTTTGAGTTTAGAAGATGTCAACCGCGTGATCCGCGAAAACCTTCAAACAGAGAATATGCATTATGTGTTTGTCACCGGTGATGGAGAAGACATGAAGCAGCGTCTGGCTAACGAAACCGTGTCACCACTTAAATACAATGTCAGCAAACCACAGGCTTTACTTGATGAAGATAAGGTCATAGAAAGCTACAAGCTAGCAGTACCTGCTAAAAACATTGAAGTGATCCCTGCACAGGATTTATTTAAATAA
- the cysE gene encoding serine O-acetyltransferase, giving the protein MRHEIWQQLREEAQELVQKEPLLASHVYSSVLNHECLGSALSFIVANKLSDAVVSAFTIRELFDQAFVDCDRMLTHVAHDIKAVKDRDPAADSYLNVILNLKGFHALQAHRLAYCLWRQQRKELARFIQSRTSEVFGVDIHPACKVGHGIMLDHATGIVIGETAVIEDNVSILQSVTLGGTGNEQGDRHPKIRAGVLIGAGVKVLGNIEVGEGARIGAGSVVLKAVAPHTTVVGVPAKVVGKPNCPCPAESMDQNFLDDAISRINDSHTSAML; this is encoded by the coding sequence ATGAGACACGAAATTTGGCAACAATTGAGAGAAGAAGCACAAGAGCTGGTTCAAAAAGAGCCCCTGCTCGCCAGTCACGTATATTCGAGTGTACTCAACCATGAATGTCTGGGGTCGGCGCTGAGTTTCATTGTTGCAAATAAGCTGTCAGACGCTGTCGTGTCTGCATTTACCATACGAGAATTGTTTGATCAGGCCTTCGTTGATTGTGACCGAATGCTGACGCATGTCGCCCATGATATCAAAGCTGTTAAAGATCGAGACCCTGCTGCCGATAGTTATCTTAACGTGATTTTAAACTTGAAGGGTTTCCATGCATTACAAGCACACCGTCTCGCATACTGCCTATGGCGACAACAGCGCAAAGAGCTCGCCCGTTTTATTCAAAGCCGCACCTCTGAAGTTTTTGGCGTTGACATCCATCCTGCTTGTAAAGTCGGCCATGGTATTATGCTTGACCATGCGACTGGTATAGTTATCGGTGAAACCGCGGTGATTGAAGATAACGTTTCCATATTACAATCGGTCACGCTTGGCGGTACAGGTAATGAGCAAGGTGATCGACACCCTAAGATACGTGCGGGTGTGTTAATTGGAGCAGGTGTAAAAGTACTGGGTAACATTGAAGTCGGAGAAGGAGCGCGCATTGGTGCAGGCTCAGTAGTACTTAAGGCCGTCGCGCCGCATACTACTGTGGTGGGAGTACCAGCCAAAGTCGTCGGCAAACCAAATTGTCCATGTCCTGCTGAGAGTATGGATCAGAACTTCTTAGACGATGCCATTAGTCGTATCAATGACTCCCATACGAGTGCAATGCTCTAG
- the xseA gene encoding exodeoxyribonuclease VII large subunit: protein MSLPQNNKVYTVSRLNREIRGLLEQGFASLELTGEISNFVAPASGHWYFSLKDEKAQVKAAMWRGNNRYCKYRPENGAQVQVKARVSVYEPRGDYQLIVEQMAPAGEGLLKQQFEALQMQLAAEGLFNSFHKKSLPQQINRIGVVTSATGAAIKDILSVLKRRAPQLEVTIYPTLVQGTGAGAQIAEKIALADKRNEVDILIVGRGGGSLEDLWCFNEEVVARAIFACNLPIISAVGHEIDTTISDYVADLRAPTPSAAAELVSPDSNELIGYVKDRKQRLTHALKRKLYDEQQHIARLQQRLSLQHPQNQLMQQVQRVDELQQRLIRALQYQQQKQHHKVNVLEHALLKFHPEKRLNTAKAKLERLTSTLHNTMTQQNTNQKNQLAVLAARLDSVSPLAVLSRGYSITQKANHVVTSISDVQTGDALVTQLVDGQVHTKVTNITKPKE, encoded by the coding sequence ATGTCGTTGCCACAAAACAACAAAGTTTATACAGTTTCGCGTCTAAATCGCGAAATTCGCGGTTTATTAGAACAAGGTTTCGCTTCTCTAGAATTGACGGGTGAAATTTCAAACTTTGTCGCCCCTGCATCTGGGCATTGGTACTTTTCTTTAAAAGATGAAAAAGCCCAAGTAAAAGCAGCAATGTGGCGAGGGAACAATAGATATTGTAAATACCGCCCTGAAAATGGCGCACAAGTACAAGTCAAAGCACGAGTCTCTGTTTACGAACCTCGTGGTGATTATCAACTCATTGTTGAGCAAATGGCACCCGCGGGCGAAGGCTTACTCAAGCAACAATTTGAAGCGTTGCAAATGCAGCTGGCGGCAGAAGGCCTATTCAACAGCTTCCATAAAAAGTCACTCCCACAGCAAATCAATCGTATTGGTGTTGTGACCTCAGCAACGGGTGCAGCTATCAAAGACATCCTATCGGTTTTGAAACGCCGCGCCCCACAATTAGAGGTCACCATTTATCCGACACTTGTACAAGGAACAGGTGCTGGCGCACAGATCGCTGAGAAAATAGCACTGGCAGATAAACGTAATGAAGTTGATATACTTATTGTTGGTCGCGGTGGAGGCTCGCTGGAGGACCTGTGGTGCTTTAACGAGGAGGTCGTCGCCCGTGCTATTTTTGCCTGCAACCTCCCTATTATAAGTGCTGTAGGCCATGAAATAGATACTACCATCAGTGATTACGTCGCTGATTTGCGCGCCCCCACCCCCTCAGCTGCCGCAGAGTTGGTGAGCCCCGATAGCAACGAACTCATCGGTTATGTGAAAGATAGAAAACAGCGTCTAACTCACGCCTTAAAACGCAAGTTATATGATGAACAACAACATATTGCGCGCTTGCAGCAACGTTTAAGCTTACAGCATCCGCAAAATCAATTGATGCAACAAGTCCAACGAGTCGATGAACTACAGCAACGCTTAATCAGAGCACTACAATATCAACAGCAAAAACAGCATCACAAAGTCAATGTACTAGAACATGCCTTACTCAAATTCCATCCTGAGAAGCGTTTGAATACCGCCAAAGCTAAGCTTGAAAGGCTAACATCAACACTTCACAACACGATGACCCAACAAAATACTAACCAGAAAAATCAGTTGGCTGTCTTAGCGGCAAGACTCGATAGCGTGAGTCCATTAGCCGTTCTATCTCGTGGTTATAGTATCACTCAAAAAGCCAACCATGTTGTAACTTCGATATCAGACGTACAAACAGGTGATGCACTCGTTACCCAATTAGTCGATGGGCAGGTGCACACTAAGGTAACAAACATTACAAAACCCAAAGAGTAA
- the guaB gene encoding IMP dehydrogenase — protein sequence MLRIAKEALTFDDVLLVPAHSTVLPHTASLKTRLTRDIELNLPLVSASMDTVTEARLAIALAQEGGIGFIHKNMTIEEQADNVRKVKTYEAGIVTFPVTVTADKTIAETIALAEEKGFSGFPVVGADNQLEGIVTSRDMRFETQLDKPVSSVMTKKADLVTVKEGAGREEILGLMHEHRIEKILVVDDAFALKGMITVKDYQKAQEKPNACKDAQGRLRVGAAVGVGAGTDERIAALVEAGVDILLIDTSHGHSQGVIDRVKATRAAYPELQIVAGNVATGAGALALADAGANAVKVGIGPGSICTTRIVTGCGVPQITAISDAVEALKDRDIPVIADGGIRYSGDIVKALVAGAACVMVGSMLAGTEESPGEVELYQGRYYKSYRGMGSLGAMNQKEGSSDRYFQKSNQADKLVPEGIEGRVAYKGPIAAIIHQQIGGIRSAMGLTGCATIAELNIKPEFVRVTSAGMGESHVHDVQITKEAPNYRLG from the coding sequence ATGCTAAGAATTGCAAAAGAAGCCCTTACTTTTGACGACGTACTACTAGTACCCGCTCATTCAACTGTTCTACCGCACACAGCGAGTCTTAAAACTCGTCTGACACGCGATATCGAGCTTAACCTGCCACTTGTTTCTGCGTCAATGGACACAGTTACTGAAGCACGCTTAGCGATTGCCCTAGCGCAAGAAGGCGGCATTGGCTTTATTCACAAAAACATGACCATCGAAGAGCAAGCCGACAATGTTCGTAAAGTAAAAACTTACGAAGCAGGTATTGTTACTTTCCCAGTCACAGTGACAGCTGACAAAACAATTGCTGAAACAATTGCCCTTGCTGAAGAAAAAGGGTTTTCAGGCTTCCCAGTAGTGGGTGCTGATAACCAGTTAGAAGGCATTGTGACAAGTCGTGATATGCGTTTTGAAACTCAGTTAGATAAGCCAGTTTCGTCAGTGATGACGAAAAAAGCAGACTTAGTGACTGTGAAAGAGGGCGCAGGTCGTGAAGAGATCCTTGGTCTTATGCACGAGCACCGCATTGAGAAAATCTTAGTGGTTGACGATGCTTTCGCACTGAAAGGCATGATCACTGTTAAAGATTATCAAAAAGCACAAGAAAAGCCGAACGCATGTAAAGACGCACAAGGTCGTTTACGTGTTGGTGCTGCTGTGGGTGTTGGCGCCGGTACTGATGAGCGTATTGCTGCATTGGTTGAGGCTGGTGTGGATATCTTATTAATTGACACATCTCATGGCCATTCTCAAGGCGTAATTGACCGCGTTAAAGCCACGCGTGCAGCTTACCCTGAGCTACAAATTGTTGCGGGTAACGTTGCAACAGGCGCAGGTGCCCTTGCCCTTGCTGATGCTGGTGCAAATGCTGTTAAAGTAGGTATTGGCCCAGGCTCAATTTGTACAACACGTATTGTTACAGGGTGTGGTGTACCACAAATCACTGCGATTTCAGATGCTGTTGAAGCGCTAAAAGATCGTGATATTCCAGTCATTGCCGATGGCGGTATTCGCTATTCTGGTGACATTGTTAAAGCCCTTGTAGCTGGTGCAGCGTGCGTTATGGTTGGTTCAATGCTTGCTGGTACTGAAGAGTCACCGGGTGAAGTTGAACTGTATCAAGGCCGTTACTACAAGTCTTACCGTGGTATGGGCTCTCTAGGTGCGATGAACCAAAAAGAAGGTTCTTCAGACCGTTACTTCCAGAAGAGCAACCAAGCAGACAAGCTTGTGCCAGAAGGCATTGAAGGCCGCGTTGCATACAAGGGCCCAATTGCTGCGATCATTCACCAGCAAATTGGTGGTATACGCAGTGCAATGGGCTTAACAGGTTGTGCAACAATCGCTGAACTGAACATCAAACCTGAGTTTGTACGTGTTACATCAGCAGGTATGGGTGAATCTCACGTACACGATGTACAAATTACCAAAGAAGCGCCTAACTATCGCTTAGGTTAA
- the guaA gene encoding glutamine-hydrolyzing GMP synthase, whose amino-acid sequence MSKDIHDSRILILDFGSQYTQLIARRVREIGVYCELWAWDVTEEQIREFNPQGIILSGGPESTTEENSPRAPEYVFEAGVPVLGVCYGMQTMAMQLGGKVHSSDKKEFGYAKVEKVGNCALFEAIEDHIEDGIGHLDVWMSHGDKVVEVPDTFVTSAKTDTCPHAAMSWEEKRFYGVQFHPEVTHTQQGTRLLERFAIDICGCEKLWTPSQIIEDAVERIKEKVGDDEVILGLSGGVDSSVVAMLIHRAIGKRLTCVFVDNGLLRLNEGQQVMEMFGDKFGLNIIKVDAEEQFLNDLAGLSDPEDKRKAIGHTFIDVFDAESKKLKNAKWLAQGTIYPDVIESAASKTGKAHVIKSHHNVGGLPDDMEMGLVEPLRELFKDEVRKIGLELGLPYDMLYRHPFPGPGLGVRVLGEIKKEYCDLLRRADAIFIEELHKADIYHKVSQAFTVFLPVKSVGVMGDARKYDWVVSLRCVETIDFMTARWSHLPYDFLGLVSNRIINEIDGISRVVYDISGKPPATIEWE is encoded by the coding sequence ATGAGCAAAGACATCCATGATTCCCGTATTTTGATCTTAGACTTCGGTTCTCAATACACGCAGTTAATTGCACGTCGTGTACGTGAGATTGGCGTTTACTGTGAACTTTGGGCGTGGGATGTAACGGAAGAGCAGATCCGTGAATTCAACCCTCAGGGTATCATCCTGTCTGGTGGTCCAGAGTCAACCACAGAAGAAAATAGCCCAAGAGCACCAGAGTATGTGTTCGAGGCAGGTGTACCTGTACTTGGTGTATGTTACGGCATGCAAACAATGGCGATGCAGCTTGGTGGTAAAGTACATAGCTCTGATAAGAAAGAGTTTGGTTACGCAAAAGTTGAAAAAGTTGGCAACTGTGCCTTATTCGAAGCGATTGAAGATCACATTGAAGATGGCATTGGTCATCTTGACGTATGGATGAGCCACGGCGATAAAGTAGTTGAAGTCCCTGACACATTTGTAACAAGTGCAAAAACGGATACGTGTCCACACGCGGCAATGTCTTGGGAAGAAAAACGTTTCTATGGTGTGCAATTCCACCCAGAAGTGACACACACGCAGCAAGGTACTCGTTTGTTAGAGCGTTTTGCGATTGATATCTGTGGCTGTGAGAAACTTTGGACACCTTCGCAGATCATTGAAGATGCGGTTGAGCGTATCAAAGAGAAAGTCGGCGATGACGAAGTTATCCTAGGCCTTTCAGGCGGTGTTGATTCATCTGTTGTGGCCATGCTTATTCACCGTGCGATTGGTAAGAGATTAACGTGTGTATTTGTTGATAACGGTTTACTTCGTTTAAACGAAGGTCAGCAAGTAATGGAAATGTTTGGCGATAAGTTCGGCCTGAATATCATCAAAGTGGATGCTGAAGAGCAGTTCCTAAATGATCTAGCTGGTCTTTCAGATCCTGAAGATAAGCGTAAAGCAATTGGTCATACGTTCATTGACGTATTCGATGCTGAATCTAAAAAGTTGAAAAATGCTAAATGGTTAGCGCAAGGTACGATTTACCCAGACGTCATCGAGTCAGCGGCATCTAAAACAGGTAAGGCGCACGTGATCAAGTCTCACCATAATGTAGGTGGTCTACCTGACGATATGGAAATGGGTCTCGTCGAACCACTTCGTGAGCTGTTTAAAGATGAAGTACGTAAGATTGGCCTTGAGTTAGGTTTACCTTACGACATGCTTTACCGTCACCCATTCCCAGGTCCTGGTTTAGGTGTGCGTGTACTTGGTGAAATCAAGAAAGAATACTGTGATCTACTGCGTCGTGCAGATGCTATCTTCATTGAAGAGCTTCATAAAGCAGACATCTACCACAAAGTATCTCAAGCATTCACTGTATTCCTTCCGGTTAAATCGGTAGGCGTAATGGGTGATGCACGTAAATACGACTGGGTTGTATCATTACGCTGTGTAGAAACAATTGACTTCATGACGGCGCGTTGGTCACATTTACCATATGACTTCTTAGGTCTGGTATCAAACCGTATCATTAATGAAATTGATGGTATTTCTCGCGTTGTTTACGATATCTCAGGCAAACCACCTGCGACTATCGAGTGGGAATAA
- the rimI gene encoding ribosomal protein S18-alanine N-acetyltransferase produces the protein MLYLRSEALAQFPIDQVMEIENACHSHPWSEKTLSSCIGGRYFNVCRDSEAGLIGYFIAERAGPDYTLMNICVHPHHQGKGIATELMHALIKQCVDEQAENLFLEVRASNQSAIALYDKVGLSVMGRRKNYYPTETGKEDAILMGMQFTESQNT, from the coding sequence ATGCTGTATCTGCGTAGTGAGGCATTGGCGCAATTTCCGATTGACCAAGTCATGGAGATTGAAAACGCTTGCCACAGCCACCCATGGAGCGAAAAAACGCTCTCTTCATGCATCGGTGGTCGTTATTTTAATGTTTGTCGTGATAGTGAAGCTGGGCTGATCGGGTATTTTATTGCTGAACGAGCTGGACCAGACTACACCCTAATGAATATTTGCGTACACCCACACCATCAAGGGAAAGGCATTGCGACCGAACTGATGCATGCATTGATAAAACAGTGTGTGGATGAACAGGCTGAAAACTTGTTTTTGGAAGTCAGAGCATCTAACCAGTCTGCGATCGCGCTATATGACAAAGTTGGTTTGAGTGTGATGGGTAGGAGAAAAAACTACTACCCGACTGAGACTGGCAAAGAAGACGCGATTCTAATGGGAATGCAATTTACAGAATCTCAAAACACATAA